TTGCACTTTACGGCTAAGCTCAATGGTTGGGACTTCAGCTGGTCCAATTAAAAATTCAGGCGTATTAAACAGGCCTATTTTGCTAGCGGGTTGGGCCGATGTTTCCTGTAAGAGCGTTCCGATGTCACTATCTAGAATCAGCTGATTATTCCAGAGTGTTTCTTTAGTATTTTTAGCTGTGCCATTGTACTGTATGGTCTCTGGCAAGGAGCTGTGCCAACGATACACAAAGTTAAACTCAATCGACATCCAGTTTTGACGGTACCATTTCTCATTGGGAAATGATTGTGGATCAAGAATCACGTTGAAATGGTAAGGCGTAATGTGGTTTACATAATCTTCGATGACGATTTTCATAATCGTCACGATTAAGATATTTCTCGCTGTTTGAAACAGTCGCTCATCATCCCAATCCGAGCTAGACTTGGCCCTAGCTAGCATGTCACAGATTCTGTTGTGCTCCCGTAAACAAATAACGTTGAGCATCACGTAGCCAATTTGCACGTTGGCCCTTTCTACACCCATGGCAAACATCTTTTCCTTTTTCTCAGGAAACTGCCTGCGCTCGTCATTTAGTGGTTCATACAGACCCTTAAATTCTTCTTTAAAGATGTTATTTCTCGCATCTTCATAGACAAAGAGAGGATATTCTTCGTCGTTTATCCACTGGCTTTTGAGCTTACCGCCTTCAAACTTCCTCAATAAATGAGTTGTTTTTCGATTCAGTCCATAAACGGGTGCTAGGTCAATTAGGTGGTTAGAAGTATTTTTTAACCGATTCCTCCGATCTGTTCGTAAAAAGCCATCGGTAAACCACTGTGCCCAGTAGGGAAATAGTAGCGTTGACTTCTCTGAGTAAATCGTTTCGCCATCTTGTTTGCGAAAAAGATCAGATAGGTCTTCTGGGGTGGGTAAGGCTGGATCTTGATTGAGCTCGGGTTTAGGTGGGAGGTGGCGACTGCTATAAGTGCGATCGCTTAACGAATCCCAAGACGTATAAGTGTCTATCTTTTTAGGTCTTTCTGGGATGTCTGGAATCAGTTCTTTTGTGCATGGATCATATTTAAATGTATCTGGAACATATTCTTCCAGAGTCATTAGACTAAACGGATAGGGCCGGGTCGCAACTTTATACACGGTGAGATTGGTTAAAAAGCGATTGGCCCAACGTGTAAGCACTGGACAGCGCTGAATCAATCGCCATATTAATGAAAAATTGGTTAGCAAGAACAGTTCTAACCGATTCATAAATCCATCATTGGAGGTATTTCTCAACACGGTTCTCCTATTCTTACTAACAAAATTTAGGCAATCTCTTTGGTAATTACTTTCATCTCTATCTATCTAACAACTTATGGGACAGTCACCGTTTAGCATATGAATTGATATGTAAATTTAATTCAGGGCTATTTGCGGACGATGTGTCTGTCTATTTTGCACTGTCCAATACCTTAGCTGTTTAGGTGACAATTTTATTTCAGAAAGAACTCTTGAAAGACTTAATTAAAAGGTGTTCCAGAGATTTTGGTTTAGCAAAAAGTGTTGTTCTATTTTAGGCCGTTTCCATTATTCTTAGCCGATTAGATTTACGAACCCCTCGAAATTGCCCGCCACTAAATCTGATTCAATTATCTGTGAATAGAATATTTTGAGCTTTTTCTGCCCCCAATACTCGAAGAATTAAAATCAGTATTTCCCCATCAGATTTGTGAGGAATCTTTATTTATAGCAATATACTCCCTATGGAAAAGGAAGCTTCGTTCTTAAGCTATGTCACTTCCCGTTGAATCAGCTTCTTCTATCTCATAAGTTGTAACCGAATCGGCTGATGCTTCTTCCCCACTAAGATCAAGCTTTTGACGCACC
The Acaryochloris marina S15 genome window above contains:
- a CDS encoding peroxidase family protein, which gives rise to MTLEEYVPDTFKYDPCTKELIPDIPERPKKIDTYTSWDSLSDRTYSSRHLPPKPELNQDPALPTPEDLSDLFRKQDGETIYSEKSTLLFPYWAQWFTDGFLRTDRRNRLKNTSNHLIDLAPVYGLNRKTTHLLRKFEGGKLKSQWINDEEYPLFVYEDARNNIFKEEFKGLYEPLNDERRQFPEKKEKMFAMGVERANVQIGYVMLNVICLREHNRICDMLARAKSSSDWDDERLFQTARNILIVTIMKIVIEDYVNHITPYHFNVILDPQSFPNEKWYRQNWMSIEFNFVYRWHSSLPETIQYNGTAKNTKETLWNNQLILDSDIGTLLQETSAQPASKIGLFNTPEFLIGPAEVPTIELSRKVQLASYNDYRYAYKFPRVTQFDQITGNPRTQELLQQLYGDVDKVELYVGLFAEDTPSNSLLGPLATRVIAIDALTHVLTSPLLAENIYNKHTFSPVGWEIIHETKTLSDLVNRNVLSKGGEPLNISFYI